In Ovis canadensis isolate MfBH-ARS-UI-01 breed Bighorn chromosome 11, ARS-UI_OviCan_v2, whole genome shotgun sequence, one genomic interval encodes:
- the SPPL2C gene encoding signal peptide peptidase-like 2C, with protein sequence MACLGLLLFFLLLFLLASTGAQGEYGVVHVVSDNWSKDYCILFRSDYVTLPRDLQHAPLLPLHDGTGSPWCPGQDSSHQAHPDGSASQRPLHRTTAMVMRGNCSFYDKGWLAQGRGAHGLLIVSRVSGQQCSDITPAAQNPRKPLPDLTIPVAVLRYTDMLDILSHTHGGNGVHVALYAPPEPILDYNMVVIFLLAVGTVAVGGYWAGVTEADRLQRRRARGGGGPGGHPPRGALAARWGPREDDEESPVDFTPAMTGAVVTMSCSIMLLLYFFYDCFVYVMIAIFGLGAGTGLYSCLLPVVRHLPVWRDQWLLPGRRACLQLPLLLLAGLCLVVTVLWVAYRNEDRWAWLLQDTLGVAYCLFVLRRMRLPTLKSCASFLLALLVFDVFFVFVTPLLTRTGESIMVGVASGPADSLSHERLPMVLKVPRLSFSALTLCDQPFSILGFGDIVVPGFLVAYCHRFDVHIRSRQVYFVACTVAYAVGLLVTFFAMALMQMGQPALLYLVSSTLLTSLAVAACRQELTLFWTGQVRAKALARPVPGLCGAPSVGSERKREHAADIHRAFELEGAAISTLAGDLDSSLGEGMAETVTISEDEATSPEGHSDSSEGWSNANLEPDDLSSTPSGVSEEFLPLVPIAMLIPLRPPPSELGQALAQAHEASLPCTGFHKRKGLKVKKSMLTQDPL encoded by the coding sequence ATGGCGTGCCTGGGtctcctcctctttttcctcctcctcttcctcctggccAGCACCGGGGCCCAGGGGGAGTATGGCGTGGTCCACGTGGTGTCGGACAACTGGAGCAAGGACTACTGCATTCTCTTCCGCTCCGACTACGTCACCCTGCCCCGGGACCTGCAGCACGCCCCACTCCTGCCCCTGCACGATGGCACGGGCTCACCCTGGTGCCCAGGCCAGGACTCCTCCCACCAGGCCCACCCAGACGGCTCCGCCAGCCAGCGGCCCCTCCACCGGACCACCGCCATGGTCATGAGGGGCAACTGCAGCTTCTACGACAAGGGCTGGCTGGCTCAGGGCCGAGGCGCCCACGGGTTGCTCATCGTGAGCCGGGTCAGCGGCCAACAGTGCTCAGACATCACCCCAGCGGCCCAGAACCCCCGCAAGCCCCTCCCAGACCTCACCATCCCCGTGGCCGTGCTCCGCTACACCGACATGCTGGACATCCTCAGCCACACCCACGGGGGCAATGGGGTCCACGTGGCCTTGTACGCCCCCCCAGAGCCCATCCTAGACTACAACATGGTGGTCATCTTCCTCCTGGCCGTGGGCACCGTGGCCGTGGGCGGCTACTGGGCCGGCGTGACTGAGGCTGACCGGCTGCAGCGGCGCCGGGCGCGAGGGGGCGGGGGGCCCGGCGGTCACCCTCCACGGGGAGCCCTGGCGGCCCGGTGGGGGCCCAGAGAAGACGACGAGGAGTCGCCGGTGGACTTCACGCCGGCCATGACGGGCGCGGTGGTCACCATGTCCTGCTCCATCATGCTGCTGCTCTATTTCTTCTACGACTGCTTCGTCTACGTCATGATTGCCATCTTCGGGCTGGGCGCGGGCACCGGCCTCTACAGCTGCCTGCTGCCCGTGGTGCGCCACCTGCCCGTGTGGCGGGACCAGTGGCTCCTGCCCGGCCGCCGAGCCTGTCTGCagctgcccctgctgctgctggctgGCCTGTGCCTGGTGGTGACGGTCCTCTGGGTCGCCTACCGGAACGAGGACCGCTGGGCGTGGCTGCTGCAGGACACGCTGGGCGTGGCCTACTGCCTCTTCGTCCTACGGCGCATGCGCCTGCCCACCCTCAAGAGCTGCGCCTCCTTCTTGCTGGCCCTGCTAGTCTTCGACGTCTTCTTCGTCTTCGTCACGCCGTTGCTCACCAGGACCGGCGAGAGCATCATGGTTGGAGTGGCCTCGGGCCCGGCAGATTCCTTGAGCCATGAGAGGCTGCCCATGGTCCTCAAGGTGCCCCGGCTGAGCTTCTCGGCCTTGACCCTGTGTGACCAGCCCTTCTCTATCCTCGGTTTTGGTGACATCGTGGTCCCCGGCTTCCTGGTGGCCTACTGTCACCGCTTTGATGTGCATATACGCTCACGGCAGGTCTACTTCGTGGCCTGCACAGTGGCCTACGCTGTGGGCCTGCTGGTCACCTTCTTTGCCATGGCCCTCATGCAGATGGGCCAGCCTGCCCTGCTCTACCTGGTGTCCAGCACGCTGCTCACCAGCCTGGCCGTGGCCGCCTGCCGCCAAGAGCTCACCCTCTTCTGGACAGGCCAGGTTAGAGCCAAGGCCCTCGCCCGGCCTGTGCCAGGGCTCTGCGGCGCCCCTTCAGTTGGTTCTGAGCGGAAGCGGGAGCATGCAGCAGACATCCACAGAGCCTTCGAGCTCGAGGGGGCCGCCATCTCCACCCTGGCAGGAGACTTAGATAGCAGCCTTGGGGAGGGCATGGCTGAGACTGTCACCATATCTGAGGATGAAGCGACCAGTCCAGAAGGCCACAGTGACAGCTCTGAGGGCTGGAGCAATGCCAACCTGGAGCCCGATGACCTGTCGAGTACCCCTTCTGGGGTCTCAGAGGAGTTCTTACCACTGGTGCCAATCGCCATGCTGATACCGCTCAGGCCGCCGCCCTCAGAGCTGGGCCAGGCCCTGGCCCAGGCCCATGAGGCCAGCCTGCCCTGTACAGGCTTCCACAAGAGGAAGGGCCTTAAGGTGAAGAAGAGCATGTTGACCCAAGATCCCTTGTGA
- the CRHR1 gene encoding corticotropin-releasing factor receptor 1: MSPEVHQSNVGWCRLVTAAYNYFHVTNFFWMFGEGCYLHTAVVLTYSTDRLRKWMFICIGWGVPFPIIVAWAIGKLYYDNEKCWFGKRPGVYTDYIYQGPMILVLLINFIFLFNIVRILMTKLRASTTSETIQYRKAVKATLVLLPLLGITYMLFFVNPGEDEVSRVVFIYFNSFLESFQGFFVSVFYCFLNSEVRSAIRKRWHRWQDKHSIRARVARAMSIPTSPTRVSFHSIKQSTAV; this comes from the exons ATGAGCCCCGAAGTCCATCAGAGCAACGTG GGCTGGTGCAGGCTGGTGACAGCCGCCTACAACTACTTCCACGTGACCAACTTCTTCTGGATGTTCGGCGAGGGCTGCTACCTGCACACGGCTGTCGTGCTCACGTACTCCACGGACCGGCTGCGCAAATGGATGTTTATCTGCATCGGCTGGG GTGTGCCCTTCCCCATCATTGTGGCCTGGGCCATTGGAAAGTTGTACTACGACAATGAGAA GTGCTGGTTTGGCAAAAGGCCTGGGGTGTACACTGATTACATCTACCAGGGCCCGATGATCTTGGTCCTGCTG ATCaatttcatcttccttttcaaCATCGTTCGCATCCTCATGACCAAACTCCGGGCATCCACCACCTCTGAGACCATTCAGTACAG gAAGGCTGTGAAGGCCACTCTGGTGCTGCTCCCCCTCCTGGGCATCACGTACATGCTGTTCTTCGTGAACCCCGGGGAGGACGAGGTCTCCCGGGTCGTCTTCATCTACTTCAACTCCTTCCTGGAATCTTTCCAG GGCTTCTTCGTGTCTGTGTTCTACTGCTTCCTCAACAGCGAG GTCCGCTCTGCCATCCGGAAGAGGTGGCACCGCTGGCAGGACAAGCACTCAATCCGTGCCCGTGTGGCTCGCGCCATGtccatccccacctcccccacccgtgtcagctttcacagcatcaagcaGTCCACAGCAGTGTGA